From Streptomyces sp. NBC_00683, one genomic window encodes:
- the pcaH gene encoding protocatechuate 3,4-dioxygenase subunit beta yields the protein MTARDTAHPLPDGLSQQQIDSEVARVQAAAPAGAHHPPRDYPPYRSSHYRHPHRPPVPVRDPEAVELSGPAFGVTDVTALDRDLTAQHLGEPLGERITVQGRVLDREGRPVRGQLVELWQANASGRYAHQLDRHPAPLDPNFTGFGRCLTDDEGGYAFTTIKPGAYPWRNHVNAWRPAHIHFSLFGTAFSQRLITQMYFPGDPLFPYDPVLRSVTDSAARERLVASYDHDLSVPEWSLGYRWDIVLDGPGATWTEEGRA from the coding sequence ATGACCGCACGTGACACCGCCCACCCGCTGCCCGACGGGCTGAGCCAGCAACAGATCGACTCCGAGGTGGCCAGGGTCCAGGCAGCCGCCCCGGCGGGTGCGCACCATCCACCGCGCGACTACCCCCCGTACCGCAGCAGCCACTACCGCCATCCGCACCGGCCGCCGGTCCCCGTACGCGACCCCGAGGCGGTCGAGCTGTCCGGACCCGCCTTCGGCGTCACCGACGTGACCGCGCTGGACCGCGATCTGACCGCGCAGCACCTGGGCGAACCGCTCGGCGAGCGCATCACCGTCCAGGGCCGGGTCCTGGACCGCGAAGGGCGCCCCGTGCGCGGGCAGCTCGTCGAGCTGTGGCAGGCCAACGCCTCAGGGAGGTACGCCCACCAGCTCGACCGGCACCCTGCTCCGCTCGACCCCAACTTCACCGGCTTCGGACGCTGTCTGACGGATGACGAGGGCGGCTACGCGTTCACGACGATCAAGCCGGGCGCCTACCCCTGGCGCAACCACGTCAACGCCTGGCGCCCCGCGCACATCCACTTCTCGCTGTTCGGTACGGCGTTCAGCCAGCGGCTGATCACCCAGATGTACTTCCCGGGCGATCCGCTCTTCCCGTACGACCCGGTACTCCGCTCGGTCACGGACTCCGCTGCCCGTGAGCGGCTCGTCGCGTCGTACGACCACGATCTGTCCGTCCCCGAGTGGTCGCTCGGCTACCGCTGGGACATCGTCCTCGACGGTCCGGGCGCCACCTGGACCGAGGAAGGCCGCGCCTGA
- the pcaG gene encoding protocatechuate 3,4-dioxygenase subunit alpha, which yields MTYLPPTPSQTVGPFYGYALPFTGGGEIAPAGHPDTVTVHGVVRDGSGAPVPDAVVETWQPAPDGSRTGRPGSLRRDAATGRVIGRNGVDFTGFGRVPTDADGHWAVRTLPPGGVPYLCVALFARGLLHHLHTRVYLPDLLERGTGTADPLLESLEPERRATLIATHTDPRTYRFDIRLQGEGETVFLEFS from the coding sequence ATGACGTACCTCCCGCCGACACCGTCCCAGACCGTGGGCCCCTTCTACGGATACGCGCTGCCCTTCACCGGGGGCGGTGAGATCGCCCCGGCCGGCCACCCGGACACGGTCACCGTGCACGGAGTCGTACGCGACGGCAGCGGGGCCCCCGTTCCCGACGCCGTCGTGGAGACGTGGCAGCCCGCTCCGGACGGATCGCGCACCGGGCGCCCCGGGTCGCTCCGCCGTGATGCGGCCACCGGCCGGGTCATCGGGCGCAACGGTGTGGACTTCACCGGCTTCGGCCGTGTGCCGACCGACGCGGACGGGCACTGGGCCGTGCGGACCCTGCCGCCCGGCGGCGTCCCGTACCTCTGTGTCGCCCTGTTCGCCCGTGGTCTACTGCACCACCTCCACACCCGCGTCTACCTCCCGGACCTGCTCGAACGGGGCACGGGGACCGCGGACCCGTTGCTGGAGTCGCTGGAGCCCGAGCGCCGCGCCACACTGATCGCGACACACACGGACCCGCGTACCTACCGCTTCGACATCCGTCTCCAGGGCGAGGGCGAGACGGTCTTTCTGGAGTTCAGCTGA
- the pcaB gene encoding 3-carboxy-cis,cis-muconate cycloisomerase, translating to MYESDAGLLAPGRAGSPAETATGDRAFLQAMLDAEAALTRAQSLCGLAPAGAGRAVTAAADAGRFDVRDLALRARSGGNPVIPLVADLTAAVEKDVRPYVHRGATSQDILDTAAMLVAARTLALVIDDLRRTADTLEGLSAAHRDTPMPGRTLTQHAVPTTFGLKAAGWRSLVLDARDRLTAVRDSLPVQLGGAAGTLAAFGAFSPEGHSDAGLPLVAAYARELGLAEPLLPWHTLRTPIADLAGALAFTAGALGKAAADVLVLSRTEIGEVAEGRGGGSSAMPHKANPVRATLIAAAARRAPGPAATLYGSLAAEDERPAGAWHAEWEPLRDLLRLVGGAARDAAALAEGLRVLPAVMRAHLPVTGGLIVSERLAAVAAGRVGRSRAAEILSGAAGRARDEGRSLADVLAGEPAFAGLDLTALTDPDRYTGAAGPLTDRALERR from the coding sequence ATGTACGAGAGCGATGCCGGTCTCCTCGCCCCCGGCCGGGCCGGCTCCCCCGCCGAGACCGCCACCGGTGACCGTGCCTTCCTGCAGGCGATGCTGGATGCCGAGGCGGCGCTCACCCGCGCCCAGTCGCTCTGCGGCCTCGCTCCCGCCGGGGCGGGCCGCGCGGTGACCGCGGCCGCCGACGCGGGCCGCTTCGACGTACGGGATCTGGCGCTGCGGGCCCGGTCCGGCGGCAACCCGGTGATCCCCCTGGTCGCCGATCTCACCGCGGCGGTCGAGAAGGACGTCCGGCCGTACGTGCACCGGGGCGCGACCAGTCAGGACATCCTCGACACGGCCGCGATGCTGGTGGCGGCCCGGACCCTGGCGCTCGTCATCGACGACCTGCGGCGGACGGCCGACACACTGGAGGGGCTGTCCGCCGCACACCGCGACACGCCCATGCCGGGCCGCACCCTGACCCAGCACGCCGTACCCACGACGTTCGGCCTCAAGGCGGCGGGCTGGCGGTCGCTGGTGCTCGACGCACGGGACCGGCTGACGGCGGTGCGCGACTCGCTGCCCGTCCAACTCGGCGGCGCGGCAGGCACCCTGGCCGCCTTCGGGGCCTTCTCCCCGGAGGGCCACAGCGATGCGGGGCTGCCGCTCGTCGCCGCGTACGCACGGGAACTGGGGCTGGCCGAACCGCTGTTGCCCTGGCACACGCTCCGTACCCCGATCGCCGATCTCGCAGGTGCGCTCGCCTTCACCGCGGGCGCTCTCGGCAAGGCGGCGGCCGATGTCCTCGTCCTGTCCCGTACCGAGATCGGCGAAGTCGCGGAAGGACGGGGCGGGGGCTCGTCCGCCATGCCGCACAAGGCCAACCCGGTCCGCGCCACCCTGATCGCCGCCGCCGCGCGGCGCGCGCCCGGACCGGCCGCCACCCTCTACGGTTCGCTCGCCGCGGAGGACGAACGCCCGGCCGGCGCCTGGCACGCCGAGTGGGAGCCGTTGCGGGACCTGCTGCGGCTGGTCGGCGGGGCCGCACGCGATGCCGCGGCACTCGCCGAGGGGCTCAGGGTCCTCCCCGCCGTGATGCGGGCCCATCTGCCGGTCACCGGCGGGCTGATCGTCTCGGAGCGGCTGGCCGCGGTCGCCGCCGGCCGGGTGGGCCGGTCCCGCGCCGCGGAGATCCTGTCCGGGGCCGCCGGGCGCGCCCGGGACGAGGGCAGATCCCTCGCGGACGTGCTGGCCGGCGAGCCCGCGTTCGCCGGTCTGGACCTCACCGCACTCACCGACCCGGACCGGTACACCGGTGCCGCCGGCCCGCTCACCGACCGCGCCCTGGAGCGCCGATGA
- the pcaDC gene encoding bifunctional 3-oxoadipate enol-lactonase/4-carboxymuconolactone decarboxylase PcaDC yields the protein MTTTPARLPHHRAEGSASAPPLLLGPSLGTSTALWDRVAPELSAGHRVVRWDLPGHGGSPAGLIGPGADVADLAGLVLALADSLSLDRFSYAGVSLGGAVGLWLAVHRPERIDRLAVVCSSARFGDPGAWRERAARVRAEGIGPVAEGAAARWFTPGFTAPELLDDLLGTDPAAYAACCDALASYDLRSRLSQVRAPTLVIAGREDPATPPAHAREIADGVADSTLVELPHASHLAPAERPQAVREAMRAHFAPTERGSGTEMRREVLGDAHVDRAQAATTPFTARFQDFITRYAWGEIWTDPTLSRRERSLITLTALVAHGHHDELAMHVRAAVRNGLSPEEIGAALLQTAVYCGVPAANSAFAVAKRVLEDMEGPDDVRA from the coding sequence ATGACCACGACTCCCGCCCGCCTTCCGCACCACCGCGCCGAGGGATCCGCCTCGGCTCCCCCGCTCCTGCTCGGCCCGTCCCTCGGCACGTCCACGGCGCTCTGGGACAGGGTGGCGCCGGAACTCTCCGCGGGCCACCGCGTCGTGCGGTGGGACCTGCCCGGGCACGGCGGGTCGCCCGCCGGGCTGATCGGTCCCGGCGCCGACGTCGCGGATCTGGCCGGACTGGTCCTCGCCCTCGCCGACTCGCTGTCCCTGGACCGCTTCTCGTACGCCGGGGTCTCGCTCGGCGGCGCCGTGGGGCTCTGGCTCGCCGTACACCGTCCTGAGCGGATCGACCGGCTGGCCGTGGTCTGCTCCTCCGCCCGCTTCGGCGACCCCGGCGCCTGGCGTGAACGGGCCGCCCGCGTGCGCGCGGAGGGCATCGGCCCGGTCGCGGAGGGCGCCGCGGCCCGCTGGTTCACCCCCGGGTTCACCGCGCCGGAGCTGCTCGACGACCTCCTGGGCACCGACCCGGCGGCGTACGCCGCGTGCTGCGACGCGCTCGCCTCGTACGATCTGCGCTCCCGGCTCTCACAGGTGCGGGCGCCGACGCTGGTGATCGCGGGCCGCGAGGACCCCGCGACCCCGCCCGCGCATGCCCGGGAGATCGCCGACGGGGTCGCGGACTCGACGCTCGTCGAACTGCCGCACGCCTCGCACCTGGCACCGGCCGAGCGCCCCCAGGCCGTTCGGGAGGCCATGCGCGCCCACTTCGCACCCACGGAACGCGGGAGCGGGACGGAGATGCGGCGCGAGGTGCTCGGCGATGCGCACGTCGACCGGGCGCAGGCCGCCACGACGCCGTTCACCGCACGGTTCCAGGACTTCATCACCCGCTACGCCTGGGGCGAGATCTGGACCGACCCGACACTGTCCCGGCGCGAGCGCAGCCTGATCACGCTCACGGCACTCGTCGCGCACGGGCACCACGACGAGCTGGCGATGCACGTCCGCGCGGCGGTACGCAACGGGCTGAGCCCGGAGGAGATCGGTGCCGCCCTCCTGCAGACCGCGGTCTACTGCGGGGTTCCCGCGGCGAATTCGGCGTTCGCCGTCGCCAAGCGGGTGCTGGAGGACATGGAGGGCCCGGACGACGTCAGGGCCTGA
- a CDS encoding phospholipid scramblase-related protein has protein sequence MTTQSNIPAGWHPDPHGAPQLLRYWDGSQWTEHTHPAQAPAAAQAPAAGQAPVQPQAAVPQQQAAPQQQMAPQQQVPQQQAAPQQGAPGAGSLFNQQVLVVNQKAKLIEVTNEYRVFDQQGNTVGSVVQVGQSAFRKVLRFVSSIDQYLTHRLEIRDAYGQPQLLLTRPAKFIKSRVVVQRPDGQLVGEIVQQNAIGKINFAMMVNGQKVGAIKAENWRAWNFAIVDHNDAEIARITKTWEGLAKTMFTTADNYVLQIHYQLPEPLLSLVVATALTVDTALKQDARGFG, from the coding sequence GTGACGACGCAATCGAACATACCTGCGGGTTGGCATCCGGATCCCCATGGCGCGCCCCAGCTGCTGCGCTACTGGGACGGCTCGCAGTGGACCGAGCACACGCATCCGGCCCAGGCTCCTGCCGCCGCCCAGGCTCCCGCCGCCGGTCAGGCCCCCGTGCAGCCCCAGGCCGCGGTGCCGCAGCAGCAGGCGGCCCCGCAGCAGCAGATGGCCCCGCAGCAGCAGGTTCCCCAGCAGCAGGCGGCCCCCCAGCAGGGTGCTCCCGGTGCCGGGTCGCTGTTCAACCAGCAGGTCCTGGTCGTGAACCAGAAGGCCAAGCTGATCGAGGTCACGAACGAGTACCGCGTCTTCGACCAGCAGGGCAACACCGTCGGTTCCGTCGTCCAGGTCGGACAGAGCGCCTTCCGCAAGGTGCTCAGGTTCGTCTCCAGCATCGACCAGTACCTGACGCACCGGCTGGAGATCCGCGACGCCTACGGTCAGCCGCAGCTGCTCCTGACCCGGCCGGCGAAGTTCATCAAGTCCCGGGTCGTCGTGCAGCGTCCGGACGGACAGCTCGTCGGCGAGATCGTCCAGCAGAACGCCATCGGCAAGATCAACTTCGCCATGATGGTCAACGGCCAGAAGGTCGGCGCCATCAAGGCGGAGAACTGGCGCGCCTGGAACTTCGCCATCGTCGACCACAACGACGCCGAGATCGCCCGGATCACCAAGACCTGGGAAGGCCTCGCCAAGACGATGTTCACCACGGCGGACAACTACGTGCTGCAGATCCACTACCAGCTGCCCGAGCCGCTGCTGAGCCTCGTCGTGGCGACCGCCCTGACCGTGGACACCGCACTCAAGCAGGACGCCCGCGGCTTCGGCTGA
- a CDS encoding DUF3105 domain-containing protein — MASAKNQNSPASARRAKLEEARRKERARERRSRIITISAAVAVVAALVAGGGYLMSAADEQDKAEEQAKTSPVTGERSWDKLERNHVEKPVDYPMNPPVGGDHSPVWMNCDADVYTEAIPKENAVHSLEHGAVWVTYNEKAKGADVDALAERVSKTPYSLMSPVADQKDPLVLSAWGKQVTVKSATDARVGQFFTKYVQGAQTPEPGAACSGGIAK; from the coding sequence ATGGCTTCCGCCAAGAACCAGAACAGCCCTGCCTCAGCCCGCCGTGCCAAGCTCGAGGAGGCCCGCCGCAAGGAACGGGCCCGCGAGCGCCGCAGCCGCATCATCACCATCAGCGCCGCCGTCGCCGTGGTCGCCGCGCTCGTGGCGGGTGGCGGGTACCTGATGTCCGCCGCCGACGAACAGGACAAGGCCGAGGAGCAGGCCAAGACCTCCCCCGTCACGGGTGAGCGGTCCTGGGACAAGCTGGAGCGGAACCACGTCGAGAAGCCCGTCGACTACCCGATGAACCCGCCGGTCGGCGGTGACCACAGTCCGGTCTGGATGAACTGCGACGCCGACGTCTACACCGAGGCGATACCGAAGGAGAACGCGGTCCACTCCCTGGAGCACGGCGCCGTCTGGGTCACGTACAACGAGAAGGCGAAGGGCGCCGATGTCGACGCGCTCGCCGAGCGCGTGTCCAAGACCCCGTACTCCCTGATGAGCCCGGTGGCCGACCAGAAGGATCCGCTGGTCCTCAGCGCCTGGGGCAAGCAGGTCACGGTGAAGAGCGCCACCGACGCACGCGTCGGGCAGTTCTTCACCAAGTACGTCCAGGGCGCGCAGACCCCGGAGCCGGGTGCCGCCTGCAGCGGCGGGATCGCGAAGTGA
- a CDS encoding DUF305 domain-containing protein, whose translation MTSPVRAPRSLVAAGAVVFLVAVGLVLLMVVRPSSASPSGQVSSGSGASAPAEDSADVGFARDMSIHHQQAVEMAFIVRDRTDDEDVRRLAYDIINTQANQRGMMLGWLETWGRPKSSDRPPMGWMGHTAAPGADGALMPGMATDTELDRLRAAGGRDAEVLFLRLMTVHHRAGAEMAQAAADAAGTEEIRNLAAGMARAQESEIALMADMLKARGAQP comes from the coding sequence GTGACCTCACCCGTGCGCGCCCCCCGATCCCTGGTGGCGGCGGGCGCAGTGGTGTTCCTGGTGGCCGTGGGGCTGGTGCTGCTGATGGTCGTGCGGCCGTCCTCGGCGTCCCCGTCGGGACAGGTCTCGTCGGGTTCCGGGGCGTCCGCCCCCGCCGAGGACTCGGCCGATGTGGGATTCGCCCGGGACATGTCGATCCACCATCAGCAGGCGGTGGAGATGGCGTTCATCGTCCGGGACCGCACGGACGACGAGGACGTACGGCGGCTCGCGTACGACATCATCAACACGCAGGCCAACCAGCGCGGCATGATGCTCGGCTGGCTGGAGACCTGGGGCCGGCCCAAGAGCTCGGACCGGCCGCCGATGGGCTGGATGGGGCACACCGCCGCACCCGGGGCCGACGGCGCCCTGATGCCCGGCATGGCCACCGACACCGAGCTCGACCGGCTGCGCGCGGCCGGCGGCAGGGACGCCGAGGTGCTGTTCCTCCGGCTGATGACCGTCCACCACCGTGCGGGCGCCGAGATGGCGCAGGCCGCGGCGGACGCGGCGGGCACGGAGGAGATCAGGAACCTGGCGGCGGGTATGGCCCGCGCCCAGGAGTCGGAGATCGCACTCATGGCGGACATGCTGAAGGCCCGGGGCGCACAGCCCTGA
- a CDS encoding phytase encodes MRMHRSSRLTVTALLGTALITLAPLSPAQARSLPAVGATSETAALYDDEAGGNANADDPAIWRNPADPGRSLVVATAKEGGLRVYGLDAALVQSIPAPSPATEDDAPGRFNNVDLVTGLRTPAGRAGVAVVSDRGNDRLRIYRIDPSRPGKPLTDITDPAAAPVFSADQAEINDQRTTYGLAAWQDPGTGRSYAVVSRRNATELALLELRPTAAGTVGYRTVRTLALPSSFRLPDGTSWTPCGEPGELPQVEGMVIDPANGVLYAGQEDVGIWRIPAGLDGRPVLVDKVREYGVPGTYDPGTEECAPGTDPGFGGKRLAADVEGLTLFREADGDGYLMASSQGDNTFALYDREVSEHNEYEGGFRITSVSADLDGSEECDGAAVLNEPLGARYPRGLLVVQDGHETSGSGSEEGRETTGFKFVDLGAVTDAADM; translated from the coding sequence GTGCGCATGCACCGCTCCTCGCGTCTGACCGTCACCGCCCTCCTGGGTACGGCACTGATCACCCTCGCCCCGCTGTCCCCCGCGCAGGCACGGTCCCTGCCGGCCGTCGGGGCGACATCGGAGACGGCGGCGCTGTACGACGACGAGGCGGGTGGCAACGCCAACGCCGACGACCCGGCGATCTGGCGCAACCCGGCCGACCCGGGCCGCAGCCTGGTCGTCGCCACCGCCAAGGAGGGCGGGCTCCGGGTCTACGGGCTCGACGCCGCCCTGGTCCAGTCGATTCCGGCGCCGTCGCCCGCGACGGAGGACGACGCACCGGGCCGGTTCAACAACGTCGACCTCGTCACGGGGCTGCGCACCCCGGCCGGCCGTGCCGGCGTGGCCGTGGTGAGCGACCGGGGCAACGACCGCCTCCGCATCTACCGCATCGACCCCTCGCGCCCCGGGAAGCCGCTGACCGACATCACGGACCCGGCCGCCGCCCCGGTCTTCTCGGCGGACCAGGCCGAGATCAACGACCAGCGCACCACGTACGGTCTGGCCGCCTGGCAGGACCCCGGCACGGGCCGCTCGTACGCCGTCGTCAGCCGGCGCAACGCCACCGAACTGGCGCTGCTGGAGCTGCGGCCGACGGCCGCGGGCACGGTCGGCTACCGCACGGTGCGCACCCTCGCCCTTCCTTCGTCCTTCCGGCTCCCCGACGGCACGTCGTGGACCCCGTGCGGTGAGCCGGGCGAGCTGCCGCAGGTGGAGGGCATGGTCATCGACCCGGCGAACGGTGTGCTCTACGCCGGCCAGGAGGACGTCGGCATCTGGCGCATCCCGGCCGGTCTCGACGGGCGCCCGGTCCTCGTCGACAAGGTCCGCGAGTACGGCGTCCCCGGAACGTACGACCCCGGGACCGAGGAGTGCGCGCCCGGCACCGACCCCGGTTTCGGCGGCAAGCGGCTGGCCGCGGACGTGGAGGGTCTGACTCTCTTCCGGGAGGCGGACGGCGACGGCTACCTCATGGCGTCGAGCCAGGGCGACAACACCTTCGCCCTGTACGACCGTGAGGTGTCCGAGCACAACGAGTACGAGGGCGGGTTCCGCATCACCTCCGTGTCGGCGGACCTCGACGGCAGTGAGGAGTGCGACGGTGCCGCCGTGCTGAACGAGCCGCTGGGCGCCCGCTACCCGCGCGGTCTGCTGGTGGTCCAGGACGGGCACGAGACGTCCGGGTCGGGCAGCGAGGAAGGCCGGGAGACCACCGGATTCAAGTTCGTCGACCTCGGTGCGGTGACCGACGCGGCGGACATGTAG
- a CDS encoding ABC transporter ATP-binding protein, with product MLDVRGLHKVYEGQGRRVEAVRDLTFTLAPGELACLVGPSGCGKTTLLKCVGGLLTPTSGEIHLNGTRVTGPPPGMAVVFQEYGRSLFPWMRVRDNVGLPLRQKRSLDRARRHELVERSLAAVGLADAGGAYPWQLSGGMQQRVAIARAIAYEPEVLLMDEPFAAVDAQTRADLEDLVRGLWQELGITVLFVTHDIDEAVYLGQRVLVLSGAPTVVREQVKIDLPDERDQLTTRVLPRFAELRTHVYEQIQAAKRGET from the coding sequence ATGCTCGATGTACGGGGACTGCACAAGGTCTACGAGGGGCAGGGCCGCCGTGTGGAAGCCGTACGCGATCTGACCTTCACCCTCGCACCGGGCGAACTGGCCTGCCTGGTCGGCCCGTCCGGCTGCGGAAAGACGACCCTGCTCAAGTGCGTCGGCGGGCTGCTCACGCCCACGTCCGGCGAGATCCACCTGAACGGCACACGCGTCACAGGGCCGCCGCCCGGAATGGCCGTGGTCTTCCAGGAGTACGGGCGCAGCCTGTTCCCGTGGATGCGGGTACGGGACAACGTCGGCCTTCCGCTGCGGCAGAAGAGATCGCTGGACAGGGCGCGGCGGCACGAGCTCGTCGAGCGCTCCCTCGCCGCCGTCGGTCTCGCGGACGCGGGCGGAGCCTATCCCTGGCAGCTCTCCGGCGGTATGCAGCAGCGCGTGGCGATCGCGCGGGCCATCGCCTACGAGCCGGAGGTCCTGTTGATGGACGAGCCGTTCGCCGCCGTGGACGCCCAGACCCGCGCCGATCTGGAGGACCTGGTGCGTGGGCTCTGGCAGGAGCTCGGGATCACCGTCCTCTTCGTCACGCACGACATCGACGAAGCGGTGTACCTGGGGCAGCGGGTGCTGGTCCTCTCGGGGGCACCGACCGTGGTGCGGGAGCAGGTGAAGATCGATCTTCCCGACGAGCGGGACCAGTTGACCACCCGTGTACTGCCGCGCTTCGCGGAGCTGCGCACCCATGTGTACGAGCAGATCCAGGCGGCGAAGCGGGGGGAGACGTAA
- a CDS encoding ABC transporter permease: MRRALAQVVFALGLPAVLFAVWWVASDTSTQVYSPPLRTILTAFGDVWTGDRISADVLPSILRLLAGFSVAAVLGVAAGIVIGSYRRVRAATEPVLEFLRAVPPPVLVPVIMLFAGIGDTMKIFVIASGCVWPVLLNTVEGVRAVDPVLSETARAYGLRGGVRLRHLLLRSASPQIFTGLRQALSIGIILMVISEMFAASNGLGFAIVQFQRGFAIPEMWSGILLLGLLGFLLSVLLQLVERRALAWYHGLRASRRQP; this comes from the coding sequence ATGAGGCGCGCCCTCGCCCAAGTGGTGTTCGCCCTCGGGCTGCCGGCCGTCCTCTTCGCTGTCTGGTGGGTGGCCTCCGACACGAGCACCCAGGTCTACTCGCCGCCCCTGCGCACCATCCTCACCGCCTTCGGGGACGTCTGGACCGGGGACCGGATCTCCGCCGACGTCCTGCCCAGCATCCTGCGCCTGCTCGCCGGATTCTCCGTGGCGGCCGTCCTGGGGGTTGCCGCCGGGATCGTCATCGGCTCCTACAGACGGGTGCGGGCCGCGACCGAGCCCGTGCTCGAATTCCTCCGGGCCGTACCCCCGCCGGTCCTCGTCCCCGTCATCATGCTGTTCGCCGGGATCGGGGACACGATGAAGATCTTCGTCATCGCGAGCGGCTGCGTCTGGCCCGTCCTGCTCAACACGGTCGAGGGTGTGCGGGCGGTCGACCCCGTCCTGAGCGAGACCGCCCGCGCGTACGGCTTGCGGGGCGGCGTCCGCCTGCGCCACCTGCTGCTGCGCTCCGCAAGTCCCCAGATCTTCACGGGACTTCGGCAGGCACTCTCGATCGGGATCATCCTGATGGTGATCAGCGAGATGTTCGCGGCCAGCAACGGCCTCGGCTTCGCCATCGTGCAGTTCCAGCGCGGCTTCGCGATCCCCGAGATGTGGAGCGGCATCCTCCTGCTCGGCCTCCTCGGCTTCCTGCTCTCCGTGCTCCTCCAACTCGTCGAACGCCGCGCCCTCGCCTGGTACCACGGTCTGCGCGCGTCCCGGAGGCAGCCGTGA
- a CDS encoding ABC transporter permease, with protein sequence MTTDTPTKTPAARGRGVRQGPVDAALGLAGLAGFLALVEVVPRTGLVSPDYLPPTSRIAGALADELADPAFWTALGDTLTGWSVGLLIATVLGVAAGTVISGVPYLRRATASTVEFLRPIPSVALIPLAVLLYGTDLRSTLLLVVYAAFWQILVQVLYGAQDVDPVPDETARSYGLSARARIRHVVWPTALPYVMTGVRLAASVALILAVTAELVIGSPGLGARIAVAQTSQAVPEMYALVVVTGLLGLVVNVGARAVERRALAWHQSVRGEVAV encoded by the coding sequence ATGACGACCGACACACCGACGAAGACCCCCGCGGCACGCGGCCGAGGAGTCCGGCAGGGTCCGGTCGACGCCGCACTCGGCCTCGCCGGACTGGCCGGCTTCCTCGCCCTCGTCGAAGTCGTCCCGCGCACCGGCCTGGTCTCGCCCGACTACCTGCCGCCCACGAGCCGTATCGCCGGCGCACTCGCGGACGAACTGGCCGACCCCGCGTTCTGGACGGCGCTCGGCGACACCCTCACCGGGTGGTCCGTCGGCCTGCTGATCGCCACGGTGCTGGGCGTCGCCGCCGGAACCGTCATCAGCGGCGTCCCGTACCTGCGCCGCGCCACCGCGTCCACGGTCGAGTTCCTCCGCCCCATACCCTCGGTGGCCCTGATCCCCCTCGCCGTCCTGCTCTACGGCACCGACCTGCGCTCCACCCTGCTCCTGGTCGTCTACGCCGCCTTCTGGCAGATCCTCGTCCAGGTGCTGTACGGGGCACAGGACGTCGACCCGGTCCCCGACGAGACGGCCCGCAGCTACGGCCTCTCCGCCCGGGCGCGCATCCGCCATGTCGTGTGGCCCACCGCCCTGCCGTACGTCATGACCGGCGTCCGGCTCGCCGCCTCCGTCGCGCTGATCCTCGCCGTCACCGCCGAACTCGTCATCGGATCCCCGGGGCTGGGCGCACGGATCGCCGTCGCGCAGACCTCGCAGGCCGTCCCCGAGATGTACGCCCTGGTGGTCGTCACCGGTCTGCTCGGCCTGGTCGTCAACGTCGGCGCGCGCGCCGTGGAGCGCCGGGCGCTCGCCTGGCACCAGTCCGTCCGCGGCGAGGTGGCCGTATGA